A DNA window from Myripristis murdjan chromosome 19, fMyrMur1.1, whole genome shotgun sequence contains the following coding sequences:
- the LOC115378334 gene encoding leucine-rich repeat-containing protein 17 → MPSSSQTMVGVMPLLPLLFVTVLSFKLCPNHCLCYESSDLVDCRSRQLAHIPHSVPHGTWLLDLSGNELTEVRSGSFIGLWSLRILLLSNNSIQTLQPQALSSLQFLERLDLSFNRLRWLPKDFSESLSSLQELRLDHNLLQHVDSPSLNHFENLRKLDLSYNRIYAMEFKVLISLSRLSLLNLAGNKLNVLKDGLLTRQQSLEVLLLSHNNISLIETEALTPLRSLTLLGLQGNQLEHLKFKTFLNLQTTSTHLQMSLNPWTCDCDLQRVFSKIHRVRHLKVEDYADIICHAPPQLAGATLASMDSQLCMAETVSVLVITITVMLAVIGALVKAERNRKNKQTVSDTDSQTQEK, encoded by the exons ATGCCTTCCAGCTCCCAAACGATGGTCGGTGTGATGCCTCTCCTGCCTCTGCTCTTCGTCACGGTGCTGAGCTTCAAGCTGTGCCCCAACCACTGCCTGTGCTACGAGTCGTCTGACCTGGTGGACTGCCGGTCTCGTCAGCTGGCACACATCCCTCACTCTGTTCCCCATGGCACCTGGCTGCTGGACCTGAGTGGGAACGAGCTGACGGAGGTACGCAGCGGGTCCTTTATTGGGCTTTGGTCACTCAGGATCCTCCTCCTGTCCAACAACAGCATCCAGACTCTGCAGCCACAG GCACTGTCATCTCTACAATTTCTGGAGCGGCTGGACCTGAGTTTTAACCGGCTGCGCTGGCTCCCTAAGGATTTCTCTGAAAGCCTGTCCTCCCTCCAAGAGCTGCGGCTAGACCACAACCTGCTGCAGCATGTGGACTCCCCGTCGCTGaaccactttgaaaacctcagGAAACTGGACCTCAGCTACAACCGGATTTATGCGATGGAGTTCAAGGTGCTCATCAGCCTCTCTCGCCTGAGCCTCCTCAACCTGGCGGGGAACAAGCTGAACGTGCTGAAGGATGGCCTGCTGACCCGGCAGCAGAGCCTGGAGGTGCTGCTTCTCAGCCACAACAACATCTCGCTGATCGAGACCGAGGCTCTGACGCCTCTACGCAGCCTGACTCTGCTGGGTCTCCAGGGCAACCAGCTGGAGCACCTCAAGTTCAAGACCTTCCTGAACCTCCAAACCACCAGCACCCACCTCCAGATGTCCCTTAACCCCTGGACCTGTGACTGTGACCTGCAGCGGGTCTTCAGCAAGATCCACCGCGTTCGACACCTGAAGGTGGAGGACTATGCAGACATCATCTGTCACGCCCCTCCTCAGCTGGCCGGGGCCACCCTGGCCTCGATGGACAGCCAGCTGTGCATGGCTGAGACGGTCTCAGTGCTGGTCATCACCATCACTGTCATGCTCGCTGTGATTGGTGCTCTGGTCAAGGCAGAGCGCAACCGCAAGAACAAGCAAACTGTGAGTGACACCGACTCACAGACACAAGAAAAATGA
- the gngt2b gene encoding guanine nucleotide-binding protein G(I)/G(S)/G(O) subunit gamma-T2b: MARDMTDKEILKMELDQLKKEVSTPRTPVGANCQETISFVEGLAADDPLIKGVPDDKNPYKGDKGGCIIT, encoded by the exons ATGGCTCGGGATATGACAGATAAAGAGATCCTGAAAATGGAGCTGGATCAGTTGAAGAAAGAAGTTAGCACACCTCGGACACCA GTGGGTGCAAACTGTCAAGAGACAATTTCCTTTGTTGAGGGCTTGGCTGCAGATGATCCACTGATCAAAGGCGTTCCAGATGACAAGAACCCCTACAAGGGAGACAAGGGAGGCTGCATAATAACATAG
- the tmem101 gene encoding transmembrane protein 101 has protein sequence MTAPTRKQVLRLICQFGAFILTRFGFWNCFSMLMLFAERADAKRKPDIQVPYLYVDMGAAVLCASFMSFGVKRRWFAMAAALQLAISTYASYVGEQVHYGDWLKVRMYSRALAIIGGFLVLASGAGEVYRQKPRTRSLQSTGQVFLGVYLICMVYSLQHSKEDRLAYLNHIPGAEITLMLLVVLFGVLALAFLSGCYIRLAAQILATVLPLVVLFIDGNLGYWHNTRRVEFWNQMKLIGHNVGIFGAVLILATDG, from the exons ATGACAGCGCCGACAAGGAAACAAGTGCTACGGCTAATTTGTCAGTTCGGGGCTTTTATTCTGACCCGATTTGGATTTTGGAATTGCTTTAGCATGCTGATGCTGTTCGCCGAGCGAGCCGACGccaaaag AAAGCCAGACATCCAGGTGCCTTACCTGTATGTGGACATGGGGGCCGCGGTGCTGTGTGCCAGCTTCATGTCCTTTGGGGTGAAGAGGAGGTGGTTTGCCATGGCTGCTGCTTTGCAGCTGGCCATCAGCACTTATGCATCTTACGTTGGTGAACAGGTGCATTATGGTGATTGGCTGAAG GTACGAATGTATTCCAGAGCGCTGGCCATTATAGGAGGCTTTCTGGTCCTAGCCAGCGGGGCAGGGGAGGTGTACAGACAGAAACCTCGCACCAGATCTCTGCAGTCTACTGGACAAGTTTTTCTCGGGGTCTATCTAATCTGCATG GTGTACTCCCTCCAGCACAGCAAGGAGGACAGGCTGGCGTATCTGAACCACATCCCCGGGGCAGAGATCACTTTGATGCTGCTCGTCGTGCTGTTTGGGGTTTTGGCCCTGGCTTTCCTCTCCGGCTGCTACATCCGCCTGGCCGCCCAGATCCTGGCCACCGTCCTGCCACTGGTGGTCCTCTTCATCGACGGCAACCTAGGCTACTGGCACAATACTCGCAGGGTGGAGTTCTGGAACCAGATGAAACTGATCGGGCACAACGTGGGCATCTTCGGCGCCGTGCTGATCCTCGCCACCGACGGCTGA
- the LOC115378012 gene encoding inactive all-trans-retinol 13,14-reductase, whose translation MMWLLVFLVWLVVWAGGTYWYLFGKPSPFSLESVRPPAPREFDQKKRDKVIKQGFSLEKVPQNLDVIVIGSGIGGLAAAATLAKAGKRVLVLEQHDQAGGCCHTYVEKGFEFDVGLHYIGQLHENSLLRIAFDQISEGQLVFQELDQHFDTIQIGLGEEKREYTIFTGKTEMKAHLKKQFPDDTEAIETFFKIMKVSAKKTHYLATLKLIPQWVSLFLLKSGIANLVSPIFRLSGTCATDLVNTLTSNKDLHIIFSYLFYGVPPKDSSIVINALLIHHYKRGAYYPRGGASEIAFHIIRTIQKYGGNCLVRAPVSQILVDEKGAAYGVKVRKGQEEVEVHAPTVISNCGIFTTFQKLLPPEIQVKPDIQERLGMMKHGRGSFLVFSGFDGTQEELGLVSTNFWLFKNNDMDKSMEDFFALSKEEAPDNIPMMFITMPSAKDPEAKIRHPGKSCMTILTMVKYEWFEEWKDTTVRKRGDEYYNYKMRFANKLFDWACTIFPKIRDKLVFQDVATPLTNMHYLGAQRGAMYSAEHNLERFHAEAVARNRCHTPVKNLYISGQDVFSCGIAGALHGGLLCASAVLDHIIYIDLLLLKKKLKRRKAREMAQMAKKKLQ comes from the exons ATGATGTGGCTGCTGGTCTTCTTAGTCTGGCTGGTGGTTTGGGCTGGGGGAACATACTGGTACCTCTTTGGGAAACCGAGCCCGTTCTCCCTGGAGTCGGTGAGACCCCCTGCACCTCGTGAATTTGATCAGAAGAAGAGGGACAAAGTCATCAAGCAAG GTTTCAGTCTTGAGAAGGTGCCCCAGAACCTGGATGTCATCGTCATCGGTAGTGGTATTGGAGGACTGgcagctgcagccacactggCGAAAGCTGGAAAGAGGGTCCTGGTGCTGGAGCAACATGACCAGGCAGGAGGCTGCTGCCACACTTACGTTGAGAAAGGCTTTGAGTTCGACGTTG GGCTTCACTACATCGGTCAGCTCCACGAGAACAGCCTGCTGCGGATCGCCTTTGACCAGATCTCCGAAGGCCAGCTGGTGTTCCAGGAGTTGGATCAGCACTTTGACACCATTCAGATCGGCCTGGGAGAGGAGAAACGGGAGTACACCATCTTCACCGGTAAGACCGAGATGAAAGCCCACCTGAAGAAGCAGTTCCCTGATGACACCGAGGCCATTGAGACGTTCTTCAAAATCATGAAG GTCTCAGCTAAGAAGACCCACTATCTAGCCACCCTGAAGCTGATCCCACAGTGGGTGTCTCTGTTCCTGCTCAAGTCAGGCATCGCAAACCTCGTCTCTCCCATTTTCCGCCTTTCTGGCACCTGTGCAACAGACCTGGTGAACACCCTGACCAGCAACAAGGACCTCCATATCATCTTTTCTTACCTTTTCTATG GTGTACCTCCAAAGGACTCCAGTATCGTAATCAATGCCCTCCTGATTCATCACTACAAACGAGGTGCCTACTACCCCAGAGGAGGTGCCAGTGAGATCGCCTTCCACATCATTCGCACCATCCAGAAATATGGAGGCAACTGTCTGGTCAGAGCTCCTGTCTCCCAGATCCTGGTCGATGAGAAGGGAGCAGCTTATG GTGTAAAAGTGAGAAAAGGccaggaggaagtggaggtACATGCTCCTACAGTGATCTCCAACTGCGGTATCTTCACCACCTTCCAGAAACTTCTACCACCTGAAATCCAAGTCAAGCCAG ATATTCAAGAGAGACTGGGCATGATGAAACATGGCAGGGGGTCCTTCTTGGTTTTCTCTGGATTTGATGGAACCCAAGAGGAGTTGGGTCTCGTGTCCACCAACTTCTGGCTGTTCAAAAACAATGATATGGATAAATC gatGGAGGACTTCTTCGCACTGAGCAAGGAGGAAGCACCTGATAACATTCCAATGATGTTCATCACAATGCCGTCTGCCAAAGACCCTGAGGCCAAAATAAGACACCCTG GAAAGTCCTGCATGACCATTTTAACAATGGTGAAATACGAGTGGTTTGAGGAATGGAAAGACACGACCGTGCGCAAAAGGGGTGATGAATACTACAACTACAAAATGAGATTTGCGAACAAACTCTTTGACTGGGCCTGCACTATATTCCCTAAAATCAGAGACAAG TTGGTTTTCCAGGATGTTGCGACTCCCCTGACCAACATGCACTACCTCGGTGCCCAGCGAGGAGCCATGTACTCCGCTGAGCACAACCTGGAGCGCTTCCATGCCGAGGCTGTGGCGAGGAACAGGTGCCACACCCCCGTCAAAAACCTCTACATCTCAG GCCAAGACGTGTTCAGCTGTGGGATAGCAGGCGCTCTGCATGGAGGGCTACTCTGCGCCTCTGCGGTCTTGGATCACATAATCTACATCGACTTGCTCCTCCTCAAGAAGAagctgaagaggaggaaggccaGAGAGATGGCCCAAATGGCTAAGAAGAAACTGCAGTGA